Proteins encoded in a region of the Pelmatolapia mariae isolate MD_Pm_ZW linkage group LG16_19, Pm_UMD_F_2, whole genome shotgun sequence genome:
- the pnkd gene encoding probable hydrolase PNKD: MALPDWIITLVATSSFICFCLCLRYRRTGQVFWRKLFSKIMARTEKPLFRIAYTLYTKTRLGYMYYKRQMRKARENYPGGHSTTDPVEFSGVKIIPISVLSDNYSYLIIDRASSIAVVVDPADPQTVQAVLEAEGVMLEAILCTHKHWDHSGGNKGLKRLHSSCRVYGNAADNIPGLTHPLSHNDSVTVGRMRFKALFTPGHTVGHMIYLLDGQTVGAPSSLFSGDLVFLSGCGRMFEGSATTMLSSLDTVGSLTDDTLLWPGHEYAEDNLLFAAEVEPHNTARENKYQWVLQQRGQKLCTCPSTIGEEKQYNPFLRSHSAELHLALGVQQFQEEDWTQFRARVLEELRKRKDLYNRR; encoded by the exons ATGGCGCTTCCTGACTGGATAATAACACTGGTAGCCACTTCATCcttcatctgtttttgtttgtgcctTCGCTACAGACGGACAGGACAGGTGTTTTGGAGAAAATTGTTCAGCAAGATAATGGCCCGAACGGAGAAGCCCTTGTTCCGAATAGC GTACACACTCTACACTAAGACCAGACTTGGCTACATGTACTACAAACGGCAAATGCGGAAAGCTCGTGAAAATTACCCTGGAGGGCATTCAACTACAGATCCCGTGGAGTTCAGTG GTGTTAAAATAATTCCTATCTCTGTGCTCTCTGACAACTACAGCTACCTTATCATTGACAGAGCCTCGAGCATCGCAGTCGTTGTAGACCCTGCAGACCCTCAGACAGTTCAG gcaGTCCTCGAGGCAGAAGGAGTAATGTTAGAAGCAATACTGTGTACACACAAGCACTG GGACCACAGTGGGGGAAACAAAGGGTTGAAAAGGCTGCACAGCTCATGCCGAGTTTATGGAAATGCGGCTGATAACATTCCTGGCCTCACGCA ccCTCTCTCACACAATGACTCGGTAACAGTCGGGCGTATGCGCTTTAAGGCCCTCTTTACCCCTGGACACACAGTAGGCCACATGATCTACCTCTTGGATGGTCAAACGGTCGGTGCCCCCTCCAGCCTCTTCTCTGGTGACCTGGTGTTTCTCTCAGGATGTG GGAGAATGTTTGAAGGCAGTGCAACAACAATGCTGTCATCTCTGGACACAGTTGGCTCCTTGACTGATGATACTCTTTTATGGCCTG GTCATGAGTATGCAGAGGACAACCTGCTGTTTGCTGCTGAGGTTGAGCCGCACAACACAGCCAGGGAAAACAAATATCAGTGGGTGCTGCAGCAGCGAGGCCAGAAGCTGTGCACG TGTCCCTCCACGATTGGAGAAGAGAAGCAGTACAATCCTTTCCTGCGCAGCCACTCTGCAGAGCTCCACCTGGCTCTGGGTGTCCAGCAATTCCAGGAAGAAGACTGGACCCAGTTTAGGGCAAGGGTGCTGGAGGAACTGCGAAAACGCAAAGACCTCTACAACAGGAGATAG
- the gmppaa gene encoding mannose-1-phosphate guanyltransferase alpha-A isoform X1, whose translation MLKAVILIGGPQKGTRFRPLSFEVPKPLFPVAGVPMLQHHIEACAKVPNMKEILLIGFYQPNEELNRFLLNAQQEFKISIRYLQEYAALGTGGGIYHFRDQIVSGSPEAFFVLNADVCSAFPLTEMLSFQKEHGEPNSFVILGTTANRKQSMNYGCIVENEETNEVLHYVEKPSTFVSDIINCGIYLFNPDIFQHIGAVFQKNQQDMLLYPYDGEEPTNGWHRAEAIRLEQDIFTALAGQGKLYIYKTLSFWSQIKSAGSAIYASRLYLNQYHTTHPERLASNKEGGPKITGNVYIHPTANIDPTAVLGPNVSIGTGVTIGAGVRVRESIILHGANLQDHCCVLNSIVGWDSTIGKWARVEGTPSDPNPNDPYAKIDSETLFREGKLTPSITILGCNVTIPSEVIILNSIVLPHKDLNRGFKNQIIL comes from the exons ATGTTGAAAGCGGTCATTTTAATCGGAGGCCCCCAGAAAG GCACAAGATTCAGGCCACTGTCATTTGAAGTGCCCAAACCTCTTTTTCCAGTAGCTGGTGTTCCCATGCTTCAGCACCACATTGAAGCATGTGCCAAG gttccaaacatgaaggagattttgcTCATTGGTTTTTATCAACCAAATGAAGAACTGAATAGATTTCTGTTAAATGCACAGCAGGAGTTCAAAATTTCAATCAG GTACTTGCAGGAGTATGCAGCCCTGGGCACTGGAGGGGGCATCTATCACTTCAGAGATCAGATTGTCTCTGGCAGTCCAGAGGCTTTCTTTGTACTGAATGCTGATGTTTGTTCAGCATTTCCTCTTACAGAGATGCTCAGCTTTCAGAAAGAACACGGAGAACCAAACAGCTTTGTTATCCTTGGGACAACG GCAAACAGAAAGCAATCCATGAATTATGGCTGTATTGTGGAAAACGAAGAAACGAATGAG GTCTTGCATTATGTGGAAAAGCCAAGCACATTTGTGAGTGACATCATCAACTGTGGTATATACCTCTTTAACCCAGACATCTTCCAACATATTGGCGCAGTCTTCCAGAAGAACCAGCAGGACATGTTACT ATATCCCTATGATGG AGAGGAGCCAACCAACGGCTGGCACCGAGCTGAGGCCATCAGGCTGGAGCAGGACATTTTCACTGCCCTGGCAGGACAGGGAAAACTCTACATATATAAAACCCTCAGCTTCTGGAGCCAGATTAAATCTGCAGG gtCTGCAATTTATGCCAGTCGATTGTACCTCAACCAGTATCACACAACTCATCCTGAAAGACTGGCGTCAAATAAGGAGGGAGGCCCCAAAATAACTG GTAATGTCTATATTCATCCTACAGCTAATATTGATCCCACAGCTGTG CTGGGTCCCAACGTTTCCATCGGCACTGGAGTGACTATTGGCGCTGGTGTCAGAGTTCGAGAATCTATCATCCTCCATGGTGCAAATTTACAG GATCACTGCTGTGTTTTGAACAGCATTGTGGGATGGGATAGTACCATTGGCAAGTGGGCAAGAGTAGAGGGAACCCCAAGTGACCCAAATCCAAATGATCCCTATGCAAAGATTGACAGCGAGACACTCTTCAGAGAAGGAAAACTCACCCCCTCAATTACAATTCTAG GTTGTAACGTGACGATCCCCTCTGAGGTGATTATACTGAACTCAATTGTCCTCCCACATAAAGACCTCAACCGCGGCTTCAAAAACCAAATTATTCTCTAG
- the gmppaa gene encoding mannose-1-phosphate guanyltransferase alpha-A isoform X2, with the protein MLKAVILIGGPQKGTRFRPLSFEVPKPLFPVAGVPMLQHHIEACAKVPNMKEILLIGFYQPNEELNRFLLNAQQEFKISIRYLQEYAALGTGGGIYHFRDQIVSGSPEAFFVLNADVCSAFPLTEMLSFQKEHGEPNSFVILGTTANRKQSMNYGCIVENEETNEVLHYVEKPSTFVSDIINCGIYLFNPDIFQHIGAVFQKNQQDMLLEEPTNGWHRAEAIRLEQDIFTALAGQGKLYIYKTLSFWSQIKSAGSAIYASRLYLNQYHTTHPERLASNKEGGPKITGNVYIHPTANIDPTAVLGPNVSIGTGVTIGAGVRVRESIILHGANLQDHCCVLNSIVGWDSTIGKWARVEGTPSDPNPNDPYAKIDSETLFREGKLTPSITILGCNVTIPSEVIILNSIVLPHKDLNRGFKNQIIL; encoded by the exons ATGTTGAAAGCGGTCATTTTAATCGGAGGCCCCCAGAAAG GCACAAGATTCAGGCCACTGTCATTTGAAGTGCCCAAACCTCTTTTTCCAGTAGCTGGTGTTCCCATGCTTCAGCACCACATTGAAGCATGTGCCAAG gttccaaacatgaaggagattttgcTCATTGGTTTTTATCAACCAAATGAAGAACTGAATAGATTTCTGTTAAATGCACAGCAGGAGTTCAAAATTTCAATCAG GTACTTGCAGGAGTATGCAGCCCTGGGCACTGGAGGGGGCATCTATCACTTCAGAGATCAGATTGTCTCTGGCAGTCCAGAGGCTTTCTTTGTACTGAATGCTGATGTTTGTTCAGCATTTCCTCTTACAGAGATGCTCAGCTTTCAGAAAGAACACGGAGAACCAAACAGCTTTGTTATCCTTGGGACAACG GCAAACAGAAAGCAATCCATGAATTATGGCTGTATTGTGGAAAACGAAGAAACGAATGAG GTCTTGCATTATGTGGAAAAGCCAAGCACATTTGTGAGTGACATCATCAACTGTGGTATATACCTCTTTAACCCAGACATCTTCCAACATATTGGCGCAGTCTTCCAGAAGAACCAGCAGGACATGTTACT AGAGGAGCCAACCAACGGCTGGCACCGAGCTGAGGCCATCAGGCTGGAGCAGGACATTTTCACTGCCCTGGCAGGACAGGGAAAACTCTACATATATAAAACCCTCAGCTTCTGGAGCCAGATTAAATCTGCAGG gtCTGCAATTTATGCCAGTCGATTGTACCTCAACCAGTATCACACAACTCATCCTGAAAGACTGGCGTCAAATAAGGAGGGAGGCCCCAAAATAACTG GTAATGTCTATATTCATCCTACAGCTAATATTGATCCCACAGCTGTG CTGGGTCCCAACGTTTCCATCGGCACTGGAGTGACTATTGGCGCTGGTGTCAGAGTTCGAGAATCTATCATCCTCCATGGTGCAAATTTACAG GATCACTGCTGTGTTTTGAACAGCATTGTGGGATGGGATAGTACCATTGGCAAGTGGGCAAGAGTAGAGGGAACCCCAAGTGACCCAAATCCAAATGATCCCTATGCAAAGATTGACAGCGAGACACTCTTCAGAGAAGGAAAACTCACCCCCTCAATTACAATTCTAG GTTGTAACGTGACGATCCCCTCTGAGGTGATTATACTGAACTCAATTGTCCTCCCACATAAAGACCTCAACCGCGGCTTCAAAAACCAAATTATTCTCTAG
- the LOC134644018 gene encoding serine/threonine-protein kinase pim-1-like, with the protein MAADTRFSLLQVYASASWMLLLDSTTFQWSVIGLLDKVAHPRGPLPSTSKSPWLRIIWLPGQKEQSMPGSHGDCKSRMAKRMASPEKKTPIKRRRVTEQAGPSTSSDAHVVRGVKRKVQQDEAGTTNSAKKCKLLDHISGDKGQASSWLDTGKDCSIDISESCSKNKKAGKRKAAGDSRNPPKKKNVDQDKTKNVAKKSVAEQKRDFQARYVEEDRLGEGGCGAVFAGYRIKDHFPVAIKHIPKGKVYCKVTDENGKHLSVEVAIMLKLAAEADGSVGTSAPVSLLEWFDFGRELILVMERPVPAVDLDKYIKENGGFLPEDKAKVILKQLVDAAKHLEDKHIFHRDIKSENILIETGSDVPRVRIIDFGLSCFVKERSLYRVFYGTDIYSPPEWYRRSYYRCGPTTVWQMGVVLYEALHAGDFNTTSFLKKRLKFKRRLSKNCRDFLDACLTKVPEVRPTLEDLQHHTWLR; encoded by the exons ATGGCGGCTGACACAAG ATTCTCGTTGCTGCAGGTGTATGCTTCTGCCAGCTGGATGCTGTTACTGGATAGTACAACGTTCCAATGGAGCG tcattggtttgCTGGACAAAGTGGCCCACCCGAGGGGTCCCCTGCCGTCGACCAGCAAGTCACCGTGGCTGAGAATCATCTGGTTGCCAGGGCAGAAGGAGCAGAGCATGCCAGGCAGTCATGGAG ATTGTAAGAGCAGGATGGCTAAAAGAATGGCCAGTCCTGAAAAAAAGACCCCCATAAAAAGAAGGAGGGTCACTGAGCAGGCTGGTCCTTCCACCAGCTCAGATGCTCATGTGGTCAGAGGAGTCAAGCGAAAGGTCCAACAAGATGAAGCGGGGACAACCAATTCAGCAAAAAAGTGTAAACTTCTTGACCATATAAGCGGTGACAAGGGGCAAGCATCTTCCTGGTTGGACACTGGTAAAG ACTGCAGCATAGACATTTCAGAGAgctgcagtaaaaacaaaaaggctGGCAAAAGGAAAGCTGCGGGAGACAGCAGGAACCCACCTAAGAAGAAAAACGTGGACCAGGACAAAACCAAAAATGTTGCCAAAAAGTCAGTGGCCGAACAGAAAC GTGACTTCCAAGCGAGATACGTGGAGGAGGACCGGCTTGGAGAAGGAGGCTGCGGAGCAGTGTTTGCTGGCTACCGCATAAAGGATCATTTTCCA GTGGCCATCAAACACATCCCAAAGGGGAAAGTGTACTGCAAAGTGACG GATGAAAACGGGAAGCATCTGTCAGTGGAAGTTGCCATCATGCTGAAGCTTGCAGCTGAAGCAGATGGATCAGTGGGAACATCAGCCCCAGTGTCTCTGCTGGAGTGGTTTGACTTTGGCAGAGAGCTGATCCTGGTGATGGAGAGACCTGTCCCCGCTGTGGACCTGGATAAATACATAAAAGAAAATGGAGGATTTTTGCCCGAGGACAAGGCCAAG GTCATTCTGAAGCAGCTGGTTGATGCTGCGAAGCACTTGGAGGATAAACACATCTTTCACCGGGACATCAAGAGTGAGAACATTCTAATTGAGACCGGCTCAGATGTACCGCGTGTTCGTATCATCGACTTTGGACTGAGCTGCTTTGTTAAGGAGCGGTCGCTGTATCGCGTCTTCTATG GTACAGACATTTACTCCCCTCCCGAGTGGTACAGGCGCAGTTACTACAGGTGTGGACCCACCACGGTATGGCAAATGGGAGTGGTTCTGTACGAAGCGCTTCATGCGGGGGACTTTAACACCACGAGCTTCCTCAAAAAGCGCCTGAAATTCAAAAGACGTCTGTCCAAAA ACTGCCGGGATTTCTTGGACGCGTGTTTAACCAAAGTCCCGGAGGTGCGGCCGACGCTGGAGGACCTACAGCATCACACTTGGCTGAGATAA